From the genome of Trichoplusia ni isolate ovarian cell line Hi5 unplaced genomic scaffold, tn1 tig00002950, whole genome shotgun sequence:
CGTCTATCACCATTCCTTTTCAATacaaagacataaaaataatatccacATTGAGTATACCTAGAAGTTTTCACAAACGGGGAATAGAAGAAAAACCAACTCAACCAAACTCGTGgtttaaaatgaagaaaattaaacataagAACATAATACTATCGATTGACAAGTCGAACAAATTGCTTGAATCTTCGAGTTTTGATTTAGTGGCCATATCGACTAAGTCTCTGACAAGAAGGTGTATCAACTATGACAACATGGATGCCAAAAAGAAGAAGAGACACATTGTATTCTTTCCGAAGCCATTTTATAAAAGCGCCACAGACACTTCCAGTACAACAAATCGTGAGCATGTAAAcgatgataatattgaaatgaacAAACACCAACTTGATGAAATGCCAAGTGTTTTAAAAAGTCTTTACGCCAACGATCCTCTTTTGGTTAGTAACattgacaaaaatatacaatttgatACGAAAAATGATAATTCTACTATGACtgataaaaaatctgaaataattGATCAAAAGAATAATGTAATCCAACAGAGAATTGTTGTAACGGATAAAGCAAATGGTACTTATGTTACCAATACACCTGAGACAATAGTGCATGAAAGAGTCCAAAGTACAACTATGGCTGCTTTTGATTTCATTAACCAAGAAATAGAATTTCCAAACGTAGAAAAATTGCCAGTAAATGAGACAAAACCAAGAGCTAGAAGTAGTAACAGAAAAGTATTCAACGGAGGAAAAATCAACAAACGAAGGAGATTCAAAAACACAATGTCACCGAGTTTTAAAGCTAGAAAGTATCAAACATTTCACAACAAACAATTTACTTTTCTCtataaaaaggcaaaaaataagaaagctcCAAGTAAAGAATTTGTGAAACACTGCCATAACCTATGGCAATACTTTGCGCACTACGAaggtactaaaaatattaaattagatgtttgtattaatgtttttccAAACTGTGAAAATGCAACGAAAGATGTGTACACACATATAAGTAACCAGGCAATGTATGACATTAATGGGGGTCAAACGTTATTATACAATGTACATCCAACTGATATAGAAACACCACAGATTGATGAAGAATCGTTAAAAGATCCAATAGAAAACGATAATAGTTCGTGTGTATATGCACCTGACATTATTCCCTTACTCGATGGCGCCGTCAGCCAAGCAAAGTATATATTCAATGTTACCTCACAAGAAAAAACAGACTTGGAATCGAAACCAAACAGTTTTGTGGAACGTAGTACTTTAACGAGTGAACTCGAAATAGTCCAAGAAATAAGTGAACTTCGAGCTGTTATTAAAGATCTGGCTGCTGCAGCCGAGAAATTTGTAAGCGAACGTTTAATCAAAGGTTCTTGTAAATCCAACCCAGAAACTAACGTATCACATAatgtaagtaataattttacatcTAGCTCCAAATGTGAGGCAGTCATAAACCATAAAAACCCCTCGAAAGCCATACAGTACTCGAAAGAATTCGAACAGAATCAAAAATTTCAAtctggtttaaaaataacaaaagaaccgAAGAAGGAGAAGAAAgaaattttcgatttttataacAGGTTAGCGAAAAAAAGCACTTCGTATCGCATCATTGACAGTGAATCGGTACTCAGAGTGACCGACATGACTTCTAAAGCTAATGATTTCCAggaatacaaatattatactgATGAAGCTCTCACGTGCTCATTACCAAAATCAAGATCGTTATTCGAATTGACTTCAGAACAAAAGAAGAAACGAAAATTGATCGCCTTATATTGCGATGGGTATCAAAATAACCGAGCTTGTTGCATGGAAATGTATCAGCAACCAACAAAATATCCATCTAGCACAAAATTTCCATCAAGCACAAAATGTCCATCGAGCACAAAATGTCACAAAAAATGGttcaattttagtaaaaaagacAAGGAAGCCAAGCCTCAACCCTCCAGTCAAGTCAATGTCAAAACATCCTGTATCTGTAAAACTGGTAGTCGTTCTAACGACTCTTGTTCCATACCAATTGATGGCGCTTATTACTCATCTACAGTATGTTTTAATCCTACAAGCCGTGATTGTTACGAAGATCAAACGATTACGACTGATGGGACAAGGAAACGTGGGAAGAATCGCAAAGGAATGGGTTTTGGCGAAGGCTGCGTATACTGCATGTTGTTGTGGATTCCTGTCCTTATTATTGCATGCTTGTTCTATGGCTATGTATTAAAAGACAAAGTAAAATTTGCTGATGGCAGGAAAAGCCCCGCACGAACGACACTGACACTCAAACCTATAACTGGCCTAAATCGAAATCGGTCGATACTTTATGTGAAACTTTCAGACTTAGGATTTTAAtactttgtatattttaaatatttatattcaatatacaataaatatttcctcTGACATATTCTTTtactattcatttttttatgctGGTATAAAACGTCAATTTAATAGAACAATAATCATTCATGAAGTTTATTCTACTTGCACCTTGTTTCACATTTGTTCCAGATTAGCAGACcgaatttcaaatcaaaatggAAACAATAAAAGAATCAGTCtcgaaaaaaggaaaaagaccAAAATCCGCAACAAGATATCCAAAAAAAATGCCAACATATGTAGTTGCCTTCTCGGTTCAGGAATCTCGTGATGATCCGGCTAAGAACCCGCTCACTCCCAAAAGAAGTAGTGAGAAATCGACGTCTAGTATCAAATCCCTGTCGCCGTCGGAGTCCACTAACTCAGCTAAAACTTTCACTATTACTCCAACGGATAAACTATCGCATGTCTTAAGCATACCAACAATTAGTGAAGTCAAGATAGATATTAAGGACAGCAACCAGTATGGAGATGTCGACAAGTCCCCTCCAATGAGTAGCTACATTGTTGTAGATAACATCACGACTGACGAACAGCCTGAAGTCATATTTAATGCACCACTacacaaaaaatcaagtcaatcaaaatcaatcaaactCAAAGATGATAACAAGTTCCCAAGGAAGAAGCCTAAGAAAAACAAACGCGTcatcaagtttaaaaatatacatttcaagTACAAAAACTCAAGACACAACATTTCTAGACGTCTAGAGaaatgctataaaaaaataaattctcccAGTTCTGAGGAACTCAAAATTTGCGGCTTATCTAATATTGTTTGCAAATCTCGAgatcttaaaaaagttttagcTAAATCGAACTTATTGGACGAATCCGATCGAATTTCGTTCTACGATGAATATGAAGATGGATCGCCAGCTTCTTCTCCTTCGACAACTAAAAAGTCTTTCGTAAGTTACACGAGCCAGAACACTCTGATTCAAAAGAGCTCTTCATCATCGAGGAATGAAGATTTCTATAGCATAAAAACTGCAAACTCCGTAATTCAAGTGGCTTCAGAGGTAATGCCTTACAAACATGATGTTATCAATGTCGCTGTAGCTCTAGCTTTTAACCCGTCAAAACAAACTAGCAATCCAGGTGACAGTAGTAATAGTAATGAAATATTCATGcataaagaaaatttaacgAGTGATGACACATTTTTACTTCCTTATGTAGATCTTACTTCCGGAACACCGTCCCATGATACCACAAAAGTCGTAAAACCCGACTTAGAAACAATGAAACCTAATACTCTAAACGAAAATGAAATAAGCACTGAAACACTTActggttttgaaaaaaaatctgttgtgGGTATATGCAGTGACGACGATACATTTGTTATCGCCCGGACGAGTTCTGATTTCAATAAATCAAGTATAAATTCTGAATTCACTATAACTTCTACCTCTGATTCTACGTTACACGCAGAGGTACAACCAAA
Proteins encoded in this window:
- the LOC113507593 gene encoding uncharacterized protein LOC113507593; translation: MGKSIVEAKGKDKDGETKILFKKSNNTIYTHSRTCSGASQSYTRSGVLQLKKHLENNHNYYVDRGKLKRDLSVETDVCKLRTYYKSKKNRMSNQGSSAKSRYSTLVDTEVETIEEFPDTSACGDNETTELKSNPTLDIASLMIDNLKDLLNQWIQKHLLENKDTKQKIDSVLNTLIQKLDDSKALASSSGSTYVLHKEAANQAVKNKKVATASLTCQYCKNKPKHFKATSSSNSSQRDSSSITIPFQYKDIKIISTLSIPRSFHKRGIEEKPTQPNSWFKMKKIKHKNIILSIDKSNKLLESSSFDLVAISTKSLTRRCINYDNMDAKKKKRHIVFFPKPFYKSATDTSSTTNREHVNDDNIEMNKHQLDEMPSVLKSLYANDPLLVSNIDKNIQFDTKNDNSTMTDKKSEIIDQKNNVIQQRIVVTDKANGTYVTNTPETIVHERVQSTTMAAFDFINQEIEFPNVEKLPVNETKPRARSSNRKVFNGGKINKRRRFKNTMSPSFKARKYQTFHNKQFTFLYKKAKNKKAPSKEFVKHCHNLWQYFAHYEGTKNIKLDVCINVFPNCENATKDVYTHISNQAMYDINGGQTLLYNVHPTDIETPQIDEESLKDPIENDNSSCVYAPDIIPLLDGAVSQAKYIFNVTSQEKTDLESKPNSFVERSTLTSELEIVQEISELRAVIKDLAAAAEKFVSERLIKGSCKSNPETNVSHNVSNNFTSSSKCEAVINHKNPSKAIQYSKEFEQNQKFQSGLKITKEPKKEKKEIFDFYNRLAKKSTSYRIIDSESVLRVTDMTSKANDFQEYKYYTDEALTCSLPKSRSLFELTSEQKKKRKLIALYCDGYQNNRACCMEMYQQPTKYPSSTKFPSSTKCPSSTKCHKKWFNFSKKDKEAKPQPSSQVNVKTSCICKTGSRSNDSCSIPIDGAYYSSTVCFNPTSRDCYEDQTITTDGTRKRGKNRKGMGFGEGCVYCMLLWIPVLIIACLFYGYVLKDKVKFADGRKSPARTTLTLKPITGLNRNRSILYVKLSDLGF
- the LOC113507594 gene encoding uncharacterized protein LOC113507594, coding for METIKESVSKKGKRPKSATRYPKKMPTYVVAFSVQESRDDPAKNPLTPKRSSEKSTSSIKSLSPSESTNSAKTFTITPTDKLSHVLSIPTISEVKIDIKDSNQYGDVDKSPPMSSYIVVDNITTDEQPEVIFNAPLHKKSSQSKSIKLKDDNKFPRKKPKKNKRVIKFKNIHFKYKNSRHNISRRLEKCYKKINSPSSEELKICGLSNIVCKSRDLKKVLAKSNLLDESDRISFYDEYEDGSPASSPSTTKKSFVSYTSQNTLIQKSSSSSRNEDFYSIKTANSVIQVASEVMPYKHDVINVAVALAFNPSKQTSNPGDSSNSNEIFMHKENLTSDDTFLLPYVDLTSGTPSHDTTKVVKPDLETMKPNTLNENEISTETLTGFEKKSVVGICSDDDTFVIARTSSDFNKSSINSEFTITSTSDSTLHAEVQPNLLSQDKFSTGFPHRTTLSDTVRSLGFYPEMAPSTSYDTNFKPDKNGVIVTENIMTSFSINPKNKGDLPANEKNNLSKNVLRKNFDVEKLACLQKNIDLPNDVTIKANLKETNIGHQKKQCFEDIKTNKPTDLAEMWERLTLILDLAVTRLEETLADKILKELKKSLEVFKQPEPKPNLELQVTELQPIKFKEEVVKMSHKEVSVLEIKKADFEIDESLQCDLVQNQVIDQLMLKLSVEAPKPIPLPTSSASLKKLKKPQIVKDYFETLKPPESALIEVGKGDQVTVSTATAEIRSYEASGLHRVKVLFSGPMSFIKENVFVITSVPTFFIVLLCLYGIIVIIMKPW